GCCAATGACAATCGGTTCAGGTAACACATCCAATGTAGTTGGGGTTTCAGCTTGAGCGACTGAAGGATTCAATTCTACACTTAACTGTAATCCTAGAGCCAAATATATGATTATAGGTAGTTGATTTTTATTCATAACGCATCCGCTTGAGAATAATCTCGTTCTAAAGAAGTGGCTGCGGAAATTAACCCAGCCAGTAAAGGAATTACCAACGCTAAAGTTGCCGGAATTATGGGTATTATTAGGCTTTGAGTGATAAAAACTCCTAAACTAATTGTATACACGACAACTAGGATTACGCCAGTAATCTTTAGACTTGTTAAGTAGCTAAAGCGCCAATTAACACCTATAGCTGCTACAGACAACAGCCAAACTACTAAAATTTGTAGTTCCCAAGCTAAAAACTTCAAAAGCGATCGCCCATCTTCAACTGAACTAACTAACTGACTCACCATATGCGCGTGTAACCACAAACCGCGAATTTCTTGATGGTAAGGTGTCTCAAATTCGTCTTTAGCTAGATTGGGATCGGTAACGCCAATTAAGATAATGCGATCGCGAATCATCTCTGCTGGTACTTTTCCTTCTAAGAGTTGAGTTAAATTCACTCTCTGAGAAATCTCTGTTACAGAGTCCGTCTGACGGTAATTAAGTAACATTTGATATCCCGATGTAGTTTTCACACTGGAGTAAAAACTGCTATAAGGTTGTAAGGCTTCCCAACGGACTACTTTTTGGGTTTGCGGATGAGATATTTCCAAAGTATTAGTTGTGGGAAAACTGATTTTATATCCTTTGGTTTGTAAATAAGTTAAAGCTAAATAAGCACTCAAAGAATAACTAGCTTGACAAGGGGAATTAACTGGAGGTTCTACAGCGATCAAACTCCGACGAATTACGCCGTCAGTATCTACAGGAACATCAACAAAACCAACTATATCTTGCTTGATGGCTGGAGATTTGGAGGATACATTTTGATCGTCATCATCTTCCTTCTGACTGTGAACGCAAATGGGGACAATGTACTCGCGATCGCGCCAATATTTGACTAATTTTTCATATTCTTTTTGATATTCAAGAAATTCTTCAGGCTTTTTGCTTAGAGGCGGATAGCGATAAATATCTATTCCAACTGCTTTTGGTTTATATTTATCTAACTGTTCTAAAGCTTTGAGTAAAGTTCGATCTTTTAAAGGATATTCACCTCCCAAAGGATCGGTATCTTTTTGAGTTACATCTACTACTAATACCCTAGATTCGATCGCTTCACTTTTTCTGAGTCCCATCATCATATCGTAAGCTTGCCATTCCCATCCTTGTAGCCAGCCAATAGTTCTTAATACCGCAATTAATGAAGTGACAATTAAACTATTAATTAATAACTTAAATACTTGAGCTTGACTGACTGGCTTTGGTTTTTGTAACCAACTTTCGTAAGTTTGATCTTGAGTGGCTCCCGAAATTAAAATTGGCTGTAAACTAGAACCAGGAAACTGATCTTCTAAACCCTCTAAACTTTCTCTCGCTTTTTCAACTGCTTGATGCAAAGGTAATTTTTCAGTAATAAATCCTGAAACTAGTTCTTGTAAAAATGTATGTGCCACCTTGTCGTGGATAGCTTCTCGCATGACAATTAAATTAGGAACTGATAAATTCTCTTCATCTAGATTGTCTGCCAAACCCAACCCATCACAGGAATTAAATATCGCTAATTTTAAGCCATTCAATCTCATTTGCTTCAGGGTATTTTTGAGATCGTCAATCTCTAAATACTCGGTTTTATTAATCCAAATTTTAGCGCGATCGCCGGACGTTTTTGAATGTCCTGCAAAATAAAAGAGATCGCAAGCATTTTTCTTCAGATATTCTAATAGCTCTTGCCGCGACCAATCAATTAAAGATTCTAAAATAGCATTTTGAGGTAATCGATCTCGCAACAAATCCAAATCTTTTTTAACATTCACATTGCTATCTTGACCAATTACAGCCACGATTCGCATCGGTTTCTGTATCACATGAGGAGGAGATACAAAATTAATTGAACTGTAAGATATAGTTACTTGACGGTTACCAGAACTGAGCCATTCCCAACTTTCCCACGGTAGTCTTTTGAGTTGTAAATTAGAGGTACGAATTATAATCCGCCCTTTTTCTGAATAAGAGATATGGCGATCTAAGATTTCTCTAATTGGCAGAAAAGATTCCGATCTTAGCCAACTATTAATCATCTGTACTAGAGACTTTTCCGCATCTTTGTAGTGATTTTTAGCTTTTTCTCTATACTCTTTGATTTTTTGAAGTTTTTCAAAAATAGTCGAATTTCTATCAGACGTATTTGGAGGATTTTGAATTGTCGCTAAAGCTTGCAGAGCTAACTGCCATTCCTGATATTTATCTTCTAAAATTGGACAAGCAGGTAGATACCCCTCAGAGCGACTTTCTTGATCGCCTGAATTGACAACTTCTACTATAACTTCAAAGCCATTATTTTTGAGATCTCCACTAA
The sequence above is drawn from the Merismopedia glauca CCAP 1448/3 genome and encodes:
- a CDS encoding CHASE2 domain-containing protein, producing the protein MGKTIVLKFSGDLKNNGFEVIVEVVNSGDQESRSEGYLPACPILEDKYQEWQLALQALATIQNPPNTSDRNSTIFEKLQKIKEYREKAKNHYKDAEKSLVQMINSWLRSESFLPIREILDRHISYSEKGRIIIRTSNLQLKRLPWESWEWLSSGNRQVTISYSSINFVSPPHVIQKPMRIVAVIGQDSNVNVKKDLDLLRDRLPQNAILESLIDWSRQELLEYLKKNACDLFYFAGHSKTSGDRAKIWINKTEYLEIDDLKNTLKQMRLNGLKLAIFNSCDGLGLADNLDEENLSVPNLIVMREAIHDKVAHTFLQELVSGFITEKLPLHQAVEKARESLEGLEDQFPGSSLQPILISGATQDQTYESWLQKPKPVSQAQVFKLLINSLIVTSLIAVLRTIGWLQGWEWQAYDMMMGLRKSEAIESRVLVVDVTQKDTDPLGGEYPLKDRTLLKALEQLDKYKPKAVGIDIYRYPPLSKKPEEFLEYQKEYEKLVKYWRDREYIVPICVHSQKEDDDDQNVSSKSPAIKQDIVGFVDVPVDTDGVIRRSLIAVEPPVNSPCQASYSLSAYLALTYLQTKGYKISFPTTNTLEISHPQTQKVVRWEALQPYSSFYSSVKTTSGYQMLLNYRQTDSVTEISQRVNLTQLLEGKVPAEMIRDRIILIGVTDPNLAKDEFETPYHQEIRGLWLHAHMVSQLVSSVEDGRSLLKFLAWELQILVVWLLSVAAIGVNWRFSYLTSLKITGVILVVVYTISLGVFITQSLIIPIIPATLALVIPLLAGLISAATSLERDYSQADAL